From Gopherus evgoodei ecotype Sinaloan lineage chromosome 15, rGopEvg1_v1.p, whole genome shotgun sequence, one genomic window encodes:
- the ELAC2 gene encoding zinc phosphodiesterase ELAC protein 2 isoform X2 yields MWGCLLGLRLACRWTPLRRAMSGGPAPPRRPRPPKDPLRHLRAREKRQSSELVAPGPSIVYVQVAAAGSRDSGSALYVFSEYNRYLFNCGEGVQRLMQEHKLKVARLDNIFLTRMNWANVGGLSGMILTLKETGLPKCVLSGPPQLRNYLEAIKVFSGPLKGIDLAVRPHTEPEYKDETMTVYQVPLVDGNRRVGSRDPTLVVAFICKLHPKKGNFLVAKAKELGLPVGTAAIGPIIVALKDGKSVMFEGREILPEEVCTPPDPGSVFIVVECPHEGFVDAVCENDTFRRYQEGKAEGHVALVIHMTPESVLRDIRYKLWLERFGPTTEHLILNENANTVHCLRSHKIQTQLNLIHSEIFPLLTSYQSREEEATFSVPVVRGECLLKYQLRPKLQWQRDVVAVCNSSEFVAEALELPGFQDCVKECRESLQAGPVRSGKTEHYPEIVFLGTGSAIPMKIRNVSSTLINSSSTQSLLLDCGEGTFGQLCRHYGDQVDKILCNTAAVFVSHIHADHHTGLLNILLERQRAFASLGQPSSPLLLIAPTQIMSWLHQYHDNCQEILGHVNMIPARFLVEGAKVIGPKAEALIGSLLEKFDFAEFQTCEVRHCKNAFACSMEHTSGWKIVYSGDTMPCEALVRMGKDATLLIHEATLEDGLEEEAVEKTHSTTSQAIGVGMKMNAEFIMLNHFSQRYAKIPLFSADFSDKVGIAFDHMRVCFGDFVTIPKLIQPLKALFADEIVEMEERKEKRELRLLKEAIVASEKLVDSKNKASKSTPVSKKREHAENHQEGPSKKLKTAN; encoded by the exons ATGTGGGGCTGTTTACTGGGGCTGCGGCTGGCTTGCCGCTGGACTCCGCTCCGCCGCGCTATGTCCGGGGGTCCCGCTCCGCCGCGCCGGCCCCGGCCGCCCAAGGACCCTTTGCGGCACCTGCGGGCCCGGGAGAAGCGGCAGAGCTCGGAGTTGGTCGCGCCCGGACCCAGCATCGTCTACGTGCAGGTGGCGgcggctgggagccgggactcgGGCTCCGCGCTCTACGTCTTCTCCGAGTACAACCG ATATCTCTTTAACTGCGGGGAAGGGGTCCAGCGCCTTATGCAGGAGCACAA GTTAAAAGTGGCTCGTTTAGATAACATCTTTCTGACCAGAATGAACTGGGCAAATGTTGGTGGCTTGTCTG GAATGATTCTCACCTTAAAGGAAACGGGGCTCCCAAAGTGTGTTCTCTCAGGGCCACCACAGCTG cgAAATTACTTAGAAGCTATCAAAGTGTTTTCTGGGCCACTGAAAGGAATAGACTTGG CTGTGCGGCCCCATACAGAGCCCGAGTATAAGGATGAGACGATGACCGTCTATCAAGTACCTCTTGTGG atggCAACAGGAGAGTTGGCAGCAGAGACCCAACCCTGGTGGTGGCTTTCATCTGTAAA ctTCATCCAAAGAAGGGAAACTTCTTGGTGGCCAAAGCGAAGGAGCTGGGCCTGCCAGT TGGGACAGCAGCCATTGGCCCCATCATTGTGGCTCTCAAAGATGGGAAGAGTGTCATGTTCGAAGGCAGAGAG ATCCTGCCTGAAGAGGTCTGTACCCCTCCTGATCCAGGCTCTGTGTTCATTGTAGTGGAATGTCCTCATGAAGGCTTTGTGGATGCTGTCTGTGAAAATGACACGTTCCGCAG GTACCAAGAAGGGAAGGCTGAGGGTCATGTAGCTTTGGTTATTCACATGACCCCAGAGTCAGTGCTTCGAGACATCCGGTACAAACTGTGGCTGGAAAG GTTTGGACCCACAACGGAACATTTGATACTTAATGAAAATGCAAACACCGTGCACTGTCTTCGCAGCCACAAGATCCAAACTCAGCTGAACCTCATTCACTCAGAAATCTTCCCACTGCTAACCAGCTACCAGAGTCGG GAAGAAGAGGCCACTTTCAGCGTTCCTGTTGTGCGGGGAGAATGCCTCCTGAAATACCAGCTGAGACCCAAACTGCAGTGGCAGAG GGATGTGGTTGCTGTCTGCAATTCCAGTGAATTTGTGGCTGAAGCCCTGGAGCTCCCTGGCTTCCAGGACTGTGTGAAGGAGTGCAGAGAGAGCCTGCAGGCTGGGCCAGTCAGGTCAG GTAAAACTGAGCATTACCCGGAAATCGTTTTCCTAGGAACAGGCTCTGCAATTCCAATGAAAATCCGGAACGTCAGCTCCACCCTGATAAATAGCAG CTCTACCCAGTCGCTGCTTCTGGACTGTGGGGAGGGAACATTTGGCCAGCTCTGTCGCCACTACGGGGACCAGGTGGACAAAATCCTGTGCAACACAGCAGCCGTGTTTGTGTCTCACATCCATGCCGATCATCACACA GGCTTGTTGAACATTCTGCTAGAGAGACAGCGCGCATTT GCATCCCTTGGTCAGCCATCAAGCCCGCTGCTGCTGATAGCACCCACGCAGATCATGTCATGGCTGCACCAGTACCACGACAACTGCCAAGAGATTCTTGGTCACGTCAA TATGATTCCTGCCAGGTTTCTGGTGGAAGGGGCAAAAGTCATCGGACCTAAAGCCGAAGCGCTCATTGGCTCACTGCTGGAGAAGTTTGACTTTGCGGAG TTCCAGACATGCGAGGTCCGGCACTGTAAAAATGCCTTTGCTTGTTCGATGGAACACACATCTGGCTGGAAGATCGTCTATTCTGGTGACACGATGCCCTGCGAGGCCTTGGTCCGAATGG GAAAAGATGCTACACTGCTGATCCATGAAGCAACGTTAGAGGATGGCTTGGAAGAAGAGGCAGTAGAGAAGACACACAG CACGACGTCCCAGGCGATTGGGGTTGGGATGAAGATGAATGCAGAATTCATCATGCTCAATCACTTCAGCCAGCGGTACGCCAAGATCCCACTCTTCAGTGCAGACTTCTCTGACAAGGTTGGAATCGCATTTGATCACATGAGG GTGTGTTTTGGGGACTTTGTGACAATCCCTAAGCTGATCCAGCCCCTGAAGGCTCTGTTTGCTGATGAGATTGTGGAAATGGAGGAGCGGAAGGAGAAGCGGGAGCTGCGCCTGTTGAAAGAGGCTATTGTAGCTTCAGAGAAACTGGTGGACAGCAAGAACAAGGCTAGCAAGTCGACCCCGGTCTCAAAGAAACGGGAACATGCAGAGAACCATCAGGAAGGGCCAAGCAAGAAGCTTAAAACAGCAAACTGA
- the ELAC2 gene encoding zinc phosphodiesterase ELAC protein 2 isoform X3, with amino-acid sequence MQEHKLKVARLDNIFLTRMNWANVGGLSGMILTLKETGLPKCVLSGPPQLRNYLEAIKVFSGPLKGIDLAVRPHTEPEYKDETMTVYQVPLVGRHLASDYRLHQSPERSVHSGVSPKCVPEPGSPTAAQQCPEGDKNKEDLKKTDGNRRVGSRDPTLVVAFICKLHPKKGNFLVAKAKELGLPVGTAAIGPIIVALKDGKSVMFEGREILPEEVCTPPDPGSVFIVVECPHEGFVDAVCENDTFRRYQEGKAEGHVALVIHMTPESVLRDIRYKLWLERFGPTTEHLILNENANTVHCLRSHKIQTQLNLIHSEIFPLLTSYQSREEEATFSVPVVRGECLLKYQLRPKLQWQRDVVAVCNSSEFVAEALELPGFQDCVKECRESLQAGPVRSGKTEHYPEIVFLGTGSAIPMKIRNVSSTLINSSSTQSLLLDCGEGTFGQLCRHYGDQVDKILCNTAAVFVSHIHADHHTGLLNILLERQRAFASLGQPSSPLLLIAPTQIMSWLHQYHDNCQEILGHVNMIPARFLVEGAKVIGPKAEALIGSLLEKFDFAEFQTCEVRHCKNAFACSMEHTSGWKIVYSGDTMPCEALVRMGKDATLLIHEATLEDGLEEEAVEKTHSTTSQAIGVGMKMNAEFIMLNHFSQRYAKIPLFSADFSDKVGIAFDHMRVCFGDFVTIPKLIQPLKALFADEIVEMEERKEKRELRLLKEAIVASEKLVDSKNKASKSTPVSKKREHAENHQEGPSKKLKTAN; translated from the exons ATGCAGGAGCACAA GTTAAAAGTGGCTCGTTTAGATAACATCTTTCTGACCAGAATGAACTGGGCAAATGTTGGTGGCTTGTCTG GAATGATTCTCACCTTAAAGGAAACGGGGCTCCCAAAGTGTGTTCTCTCAGGGCCACCACAGCTG cgAAATTACTTAGAAGCTATCAAAGTGTTTTCTGGGCCACTGAAAGGAATAGACTTGG CTGTGCGGCCCCATACAGAGCCCGAGTATAAGGATGAGACGATGACCGTCTATCAAGTACCTCTTGTGG GAAGGCATTTAGCCAGTGATTACAGGCTGCATCAGAGTCCTGAAAGGTCAGTCCATAGTGGAGTCAGCCCCAAATGTGTCCCAGAGCCTGGATCTCCCACCGCTGCGCAGCAGTGTCCAGAAGGCGACAAGAATAAAGAAGACCTGAAGAAAACAG atggCAACAGGAGAGTTGGCAGCAGAGACCCAACCCTGGTGGTGGCTTTCATCTGTAAA ctTCATCCAAAGAAGGGAAACTTCTTGGTGGCCAAAGCGAAGGAGCTGGGCCTGCCAGT TGGGACAGCAGCCATTGGCCCCATCATTGTGGCTCTCAAAGATGGGAAGAGTGTCATGTTCGAAGGCAGAGAG ATCCTGCCTGAAGAGGTCTGTACCCCTCCTGATCCAGGCTCTGTGTTCATTGTAGTGGAATGTCCTCATGAAGGCTTTGTGGATGCTGTCTGTGAAAATGACACGTTCCGCAG GTACCAAGAAGGGAAGGCTGAGGGTCATGTAGCTTTGGTTATTCACATGACCCCAGAGTCAGTGCTTCGAGACATCCGGTACAAACTGTGGCTGGAAAG GTTTGGACCCACAACGGAACATTTGATACTTAATGAAAATGCAAACACCGTGCACTGTCTTCGCAGCCACAAGATCCAAACTCAGCTGAACCTCATTCACTCAGAAATCTTCCCACTGCTAACCAGCTACCAGAGTCGG GAAGAAGAGGCCACTTTCAGCGTTCCTGTTGTGCGGGGAGAATGCCTCCTGAAATACCAGCTGAGACCCAAACTGCAGTGGCAGAG GGATGTGGTTGCTGTCTGCAATTCCAGTGAATTTGTGGCTGAAGCCCTGGAGCTCCCTGGCTTCCAGGACTGTGTGAAGGAGTGCAGAGAGAGCCTGCAGGCTGGGCCAGTCAGGTCAG GTAAAACTGAGCATTACCCGGAAATCGTTTTCCTAGGAACAGGCTCTGCAATTCCAATGAAAATCCGGAACGTCAGCTCCACCCTGATAAATAGCAG CTCTACCCAGTCGCTGCTTCTGGACTGTGGGGAGGGAACATTTGGCCAGCTCTGTCGCCACTACGGGGACCAGGTGGACAAAATCCTGTGCAACACAGCAGCCGTGTTTGTGTCTCACATCCATGCCGATCATCACACA GGCTTGTTGAACATTCTGCTAGAGAGACAGCGCGCATTT GCATCCCTTGGTCAGCCATCAAGCCCGCTGCTGCTGATAGCACCCACGCAGATCATGTCATGGCTGCACCAGTACCACGACAACTGCCAAGAGATTCTTGGTCACGTCAA TATGATTCCTGCCAGGTTTCTGGTGGAAGGGGCAAAAGTCATCGGACCTAAAGCCGAAGCGCTCATTGGCTCACTGCTGGAGAAGTTTGACTTTGCGGAG TTCCAGACATGCGAGGTCCGGCACTGTAAAAATGCCTTTGCTTGTTCGATGGAACACACATCTGGCTGGAAGATCGTCTATTCTGGTGACACGATGCCCTGCGAGGCCTTGGTCCGAATGG GAAAAGATGCTACACTGCTGATCCATGAAGCAACGTTAGAGGATGGCTTGGAAGAAGAGGCAGTAGAGAAGACACACAG CACGACGTCCCAGGCGATTGGGGTTGGGATGAAGATGAATGCAGAATTCATCATGCTCAATCACTTCAGCCAGCGGTACGCCAAGATCCCACTCTTCAGTGCAGACTTCTCTGACAAGGTTGGAATCGCATTTGATCACATGAGG GTGTGTTTTGGGGACTTTGTGACAATCCCTAAGCTGATCCAGCCCCTGAAGGCTCTGTTTGCTGATGAGATTGTGGAAATGGAGGAGCGGAAGGAGAAGCGGGAGCTGCGCCTGTTGAAAGAGGCTATTGTAGCTTCAGAGAAACTGGTGGACAGCAAGAACAAGGCTAGCAAGTCGACCCCGGTCTCAAAGAAACGGGAACATGCAGAGAACCATCAGGAAGGGCCAAGCAAGAAGCTTAAAACAGCAAACTGA
- the ELAC2 gene encoding zinc phosphodiesterase ELAC protein 2 isoform X1, producing the protein MWGCLLGLRLACRWTPLRRAMSGGPAPPRRPRPPKDPLRHLRAREKRQSSELVAPGPSIVYVQVAAAGSRDSGSALYVFSEYNRYLFNCGEGVQRLMQEHKLKVARLDNIFLTRMNWANVGGLSGMILTLKETGLPKCVLSGPPQLRNYLEAIKVFSGPLKGIDLAVRPHTEPEYKDETMTVYQVPLVGRHLASDYRLHQSPERSVHSGVSPKCVPEPGSPTAAQQCPEGDKNKEDLKKTDGNRRVGSRDPTLVVAFICKLHPKKGNFLVAKAKELGLPVGTAAIGPIIVALKDGKSVMFEGREILPEEVCTPPDPGSVFIVVECPHEGFVDAVCENDTFRRYQEGKAEGHVALVIHMTPESVLRDIRYKLWLERFGPTTEHLILNENANTVHCLRSHKIQTQLNLIHSEIFPLLTSYQSREEEATFSVPVVRGECLLKYQLRPKLQWQRDVVAVCNSSEFVAEALELPGFQDCVKECRESLQAGPVRSGKTEHYPEIVFLGTGSAIPMKIRNVSSTLINSSSTQSLLLDCGEGTFGQLCRHYGDQVDKILCNTAAVFVSHIHADHHTGLLNILLERQRAFASLGQPSSPLLLIAPTQIMSWLHQYHDNCQEILGHVNMIPARFLVEGAKVIGPKAEALIGSLLEKFDFAEFQTCEVRHCKNAFACSMEHTSGWKIVYSGDTMPCEALVRMGKDATLLIHEATLEDGLEEEAVEKTHSTTSQAIGVGMKMNAEFIMLNHFSQRYAKIPLFSADFSDKVGIAFDHMRVCFGDFVTIPKLIQPLKALFADEIVEMEERKEKRELRLLKEAIVASEKLVDSKNKASKSTPVSKKREHAENHQEGPSKKLKTAN; encoded by the exons ATGTGGGGCTGTTTACTGGGGCTGCGGCTGGCTTGCCGCTGGACTCCGCTCCGCCGCGCTATGTCCGGGGGTCCCGCTCCGCCGCGCCGGCCCCGGCCGCCCAAGGACCCTTTGCGGCACCTGCGGGCCCGGGAGAAGCGGCAGAGCTCGGAGTTGGTCGCGCCCGGACCCAGCATCGTCTACGTGCAGGTGGCGgcggctgggagccgggactcgGGCTCCGCGCTCTACGTCTTCTCCGAGTACAACCG ATATCTCTTTAACTGCGGGGAAGGGGTCCAGCGCCTTATGCAGGAGCACAA GTTAAAAGTGGCTCGTTTAGATAACATCTTTCTGACCAGAATGAACTGGGCAAATGTTGGTGGCTTGTCTG GAATGATTCTCACCTTAAAGGAAACGGGGCTCCCAAAGTGTGTTCTCTCAGGGCCACCACAGCTG cgAAATTACTTAGAAGCTATCAAAGTGTTTTCTGGGCCACTGAAAGGAATAGACTTGG CTGTGCGGCCCCATACAGAGCCCGAGTATAAGGATGAGACGATGACCGTCTATCAAGTACCTCTTGTGG GAAGGCATTTAGCCAGTGATTACAGGCTGCATCAGAGTCCTGAAAGGTCAGTCCATAGTGGAGTCAGCCCCAAATGTGTCCCAGAGCCTGGATCTCCCACCGCTGCGCAGCAGTGTCCAGAAGGCGACAAGAATAAAGAAGACCTGAAGAAAACAG atggCAACAGGAGAGTTGGCAGCAGAGACCCAACCCTGGTGGTGGCTTTCATCTGTAAA ctTCATCCAAAGAAGGGAAACTTCTTGGTGGCCAAAGCGAAGGAGCTGGGCCTGCCAGT TGGGACAGCAGCCATTGGCCCCATCATTGTGGCTCTCAAAGATGGGAAGAGTGTCATGTTCGAAGGCAGAGAG ATCCTGCCTGAAGAGGTCTGTACCCCTCCTGATCCAGGCTCTGTGTTCATTGTAGTGGAATGTCCTCATGAAGGCTTTGTGGATGCTGTCTGTGAAAATGACACGTTCCGCAG GTACCAAGAAGGGAAGGCTGAGGGTCATGTAGCTTTGGTTATTCACATGACCCCAGAGTCAGTGCTTCGAGACATCCGGTACAAACTGTGGCTGGAAAG GTTTGGACCCACAACGGAACATTTGATACTTAATGAAAATGCAAACACCGTGCACTGTCTTCGCAGCCACAAGATCCAAACTCAGCTGAACCTCATTCACTCAGAAATCTTCCCACTGCTAACCAGCTACCAGAGTCGG GAAGAAGAGGCCACTTTCAGCGTTCCTGTTGTGCGGGGAGAATGCCTCCTGAAATACCAGCTGAGACCCAAACTGCAGTGGCAGAG GGATGTGGTTGCTGTCTGCAATTCCAGTGAATTTGTGGCTGAAGCCCTGGAGCTCCCTGGCTTCCAGGACTGTGTGAAGGAGTGCAGAGAGAGCCTGCAGGCTGGGCCAGTCAGGTCAG GTAAAACTGAGCATTACCCGGAAATCGTTTTCCTAGGAACAGGCTCTGCAATTCCAATGAAAATCCGGAACGTCAGCTCCACCCTGATAAATAGCAG CTCTACCCAGTCGCTGCTTCTGGACTGTGGGGAGGGAACATTTGGCCAGCTCTGTCGCCACTACGGGGACCAGGTGGACAAAATCCTGTGCAACACAGCAGCCGTGTTTGTGTCTCACATCCATGCCGATCATCACACA GGCTTGTTGAACATTCTGCTAGAGAGACAGCGCGCATTT GCATCCCTTGGTCAGCCATCAAGCCCGCTGCTGCTGATAGCACCCACGCAGATCATGTCATGGCTGCACCAGTACCACGACAACTGCCAAGAGATTCTTGGTCACGTCAA TATGATTCCTGCCAGGTTTCTGGTGGAAGGGGCAAAAGTCATCGGACCTAAAGCCGAAGCGCTCATTGGCTCACTGCTGGAGAAGTTTGACTTTGCGGAG TTCCAGACATGCGAGGTCCGGCACTGTAAAAATGCCTTTGCTTGTTCGATGGAACACACATCTGGCTGGAAGATCGTCTATTCTGGTGACACGATGCCCTGCGAGGCCTTGGTCCGAATGG GAAAAGATGCTACACTGCTGATCCATGAAGCAACGTTAGAGGATGGCTTGGAAGAAGAGGCAGTAGAGAAGACACACAG CACGACGTCCCAGGCGATTGGGGTTGGGATGAAGATGAATGCAGAATTCATCATGCTCAATCACTTCAGCCAGCGGTACGCCAAGATCCCACTCTTCAGTGCAGACTTCTCTGACAAGGTTGGAATCGCATTTGATCACATGAGG GTGTGTTTTGGGGACTTTGTGACAATCCCTAAGCTGATCCAGCCCCTGAAGGCTCTGTTTGCTGATGAGATTGTGGAAATGGAGGAGCGGAAGGAGAAGCGGGAGCTGCGCCTGTTGAAAGAGGCTATTGTAGCTTCAGAGAAACTGGTGGACAGCAAGAACAAGGCTAGCAAGTCGACCCCGGTCTCAAAGAAACGGGAACATGCAGAGAACCATCAGGAAGGGCCAAGCAAGAAGCTTAAAACAGCAAACTGA